Proteins encoded within one genomic window of Oncorhynchus keta strain PuntledgeMale-10-30-2019 chromosome 12, Oket_V2, whole genome shotgun sequence:
- the fkbp6 gene encoding inactive peptidyl-prolyl cis-trans isomerase FKBP6 isoform X2, producing MMSANGLSTRIQQFLDPHTLAHTPSPFHRLGQQMQDILGDGGILKEVVQPGEGPPVPRDSSVSIHFSGFLEYSDRPFETTSHLKYPRMMKLGRDVTLCGLELGILTMRKGEFSRFLFLPEYAYGAMGCPPLIPPVATVLYEVQVLDFLDSAEVDEFFAMSPEEQNTAPLSMLLNVVDTERSFGNRCFNHSRFEDAKDRYKQAVTLLGNRKAEDEEEKRSIVAGKLPIYLNLSLTQLRLDRPLKALEYGHKALKIDPNNTKALFRCGQAYLELFDFEKAQEYLTMAQANKPFDVDINNLLRKLAIHYKDCLDKEKELCSKMFADFVKK from the exons ATGATGTCAGCGAACGGACTGTCGACCAGAATTCAGCAGTTTTTGGATCCCCACACGCTGGCACATACTCCG AGCCCTTTCCACCGCCTCGGCCAGCAGATGCAGGACATCTTGGGCGATGGAGGGATCCTGAAGGAAGTGGTCCAACCTGGAGAAGGCCCACCAGTGCCAAGAGATTCATCTGTATCAA TCCATTTCTCTGGATTTTTGGAGTACTCTGACCGACCATTTGAGACCACCAGCCATCTGAAGTACCCTCGAATGATGAAGCTTGGAAGAG ACGTGACTCTGTGTGGCCTTGAGCTTGGCATTCTGACCATGAGGAAGGGAGAGTTCTCTCGTTTTCTCTTCCTGCCTGAGTACGCCTATGGAGCGATGGGCTGCCCTCCACTCATTCCTCCTGTAGCCACTGTGCTCTACGAGGTGCAGGTCCTCGACTTCCTCGACTCGGCCGAAGTGGATGAGTTCTTCGCAATGAGTCCG GAGGAGCAGAACACGGCTCCTCTGTCCATGCTCCTCAATGTGGTCGACACAGAGCGCAGCTTTGGCAACCGCTGCTTCAACCACAGTCGCTTCGAGGACGCCAAAGATCGCTACAAGCAG GCGGTCACTCTGCTGGGGAATCGGAAGgcggaggatgaggaggagaagaggagcatTGTGGCGGGGAAGCTGCCCATCTACCTCAACCTGTCGTTGACCCAGCTCCGCCTGGACAGGCCCCTGAAAGCCCTGGAGTATGGCCACAAGGCCTTGAAGATCGACCCCAACAACACCAAGGCCCTGTTCCGCTGTGGTCAG GCCTATTTGGAGTTGTTTGACTTTGAGAAAGCCCAGGAATACCTCACGATGGCTCAGGCCAACAAACCTTTTGACGTCGACATCAACAATCTCCTGAGGAAGCTTGCCAT ACACTACAAGGACTGTTTGGACAAAGAGAAAGAGCTGTGCTCCAAGATGTTTGCTGACTTTGTGAAGAAGTGA
- the fkbp6 gene encoding inactive peptidyl-prolyl cis-trans isomerase FKBP6 isoform X1: MMSANGLSTRIQQFLDPHTLAHTPSPFHRLGQQMQDILGDGGILKEVVQPGEGPPVPRDSSVSIHFSGFLEYSDRPFETTSHLKYPRMMKLGRDVTLCGLELGILTMRKGEFSRFLFLPEYAYGAMGCPPLIPPVATVLYEVQVLDFLDSAEVDEFFAMSPEEQNTAPLSMLLNVVDTERSFGNRCFNHSRFEDAKDRYKQAVTLLGNRKAEDEEEKRSIVAGKLPIYLNLSLTQLRLDRPLKALEYGHKALKIDPNNTKALFRCGQMFQPEGFPQAYLELFDFEKAQEYLTMAQANKPFDVDINNLLRKLAIHYKDCLDKEKELCSKMFADFVKK; encoded by the exons ATGATGTCAGCGAACGGACTGTCGACCAGAATTCAGCAGTTTTTGGATCCCCACACGCTGGCACATACTCCG AGCCCTTTCCACCGCCTCGGCCAGCAGATGCAGGACATCTTGGGCGATGGAGGGATCCTGAAGGAAGTGGTCCAACCTGGAGAAGGCCCACCAGTGCCAAGAGATTCATCTGTATCAA TCCATTTCTCTGGATTTTTGGAGTACTCTGACCGACCATTTGAGACCACCAGCCATCTGAAGTACCCTCGAATGATGAAGCTTGGAAGAG ACGTGACTCTGTGTGGCCTTGAGCTTGGCATTCTGACCATGAGGAAGGGAGAGTTCTCTCGTTTTCTCTTCCTGCCTGAGTACGCCTATGGAGCGATGGGCTGCCCTCCACTCATTCCTCCTGTAGCCACTGTGCTCTACGAGGTGCAGGTCCTCGACTTCCTCGACTCGGCCGAAGTGGATGAGTTCTTCGCAATGAGTCCG GAGGAGCAGAACACGGCTCCTCTGTCCATGCTCCTCAATGTGGTCGACACAGAGCGCAGCTTTGGCAACCGCTGCTTCAACCACAGTCGCTTCGAGGACGCCAAAGATCGCTACAAGCAG GCGGTCACTCTGCTGGGGAATCGGAAGgcggaggatgaggaggagaagaggagcatTGTGGCGGGGAAGCTGCCCATCTACCTCAACCTGTCGTTGACCCAGCTCCGCCTGGACAGGCCCCTGAAAGCCCTGGAGTATGGCCACAAGGCCTTGAAGATCGACCCCAACAACACCAAGGCCCTGTTCCGCTGTGGTCAG ATGTTTCAACCAGAGGGTTTTCCTCAGGCCTATTTGGAGTTGTTTGACTTTGAGAAAGCCCAGGAATACCTCACGATGGCTCAGGCCAACAAACCTTTTGACGTCGACATCAACAATCTCCTGAGGAAGCTTGCCAT ACACTACAAGGACTGTTTGGACAAAGAGAAAGAGCTGTGCTCCAAGATGTTTGCTGACTTTGTGAAGAAGTGA